A window from Ovis canadensis isolate MfBH-ARS-UI-01 breed Bighorn chromosome 4, ARS-UI_OviCan_v2, whole genome shotgun sequence encodes these proteins:
- the LOC138439767 gene encoding olfactory receptor 2A12-like produces MGGNQTRITEVTLLGFQVDSALEFFLFGLFSLFYTLTLLGNAVILGLICLDSRLHTPMYFFLSHLAIIDMSYASNNVPKMLANLVSQKRTISFVPCIMQTFLYLAFAASECLILVVMAYDRYVAICHPLHYTLIMSWRVCTVLASASWAFSFLWDLVHLVLILKLPFCGPHEINHFFCEILSVLKLACADTWLNQVIIVASCVCILVGPLCLVLGSYARILDAILRIQSAEGCRKAFSTCSSHLCVVGLFFGTAIVLYMTPRSSHSQEQRKILSLFYSLFNPMLNPLIYSLRNTEVKGALRKILGKKRSV; encoded by the coding sequence ATGGGAGGCAACCAGACACGGATCACAGAAGTCACCCTCCTGGGATTCCAGGTCGATTCAGCACTGGAGTTTTTCCTCTTTggacttttctctctcttctacaCCCTCACCCTTCTGGGGAATGCAGTCATCCTGGGGCTTATCTGCTTAGACTCAAGActgcacacccccatgtacttcttcctctcacACTTGGCCATCATCGACATGTCCTATGCCTCCAACAATGTCCCCAAGATGCTGGCAAATCTTGTGAGTCAGAAAAGAACCATCTCCTTTGTTCCTTGCATTATGCAGACATTTTTGTACCTGGCTTTTGCTGCTTCAGAGTGCCTGATTTTGGTGGTGATGGCCTATGACAGGtatgtggccatctgccacccccttcATTACACTCTCATCATGAGCTGGAGAGTGTGCACTGTCCTGGCCAGCGCTTCCTGGGCATTTAGCTTTCTATGGGATCTTGTCCACTTAGTTCTCATCCTGAAGCTGCCCTTCTGTGGGCCTCATGAAATCAACCACTTCTTTTGTGAAATCCTGTCTGTCCTCAAGTTGGCTTGTGCAGATACTTGGCTGAACCAAGTTATCATCGTTGCATCCTGTGTTTGCATTTTAGTTGGGCCCCTCTGCCTGGTGCTGGGCTCCTATGCGCGCATCCTGGACGCCATCCTGAGGATTCAGTCCGCTGAGGGCTGCAGGAAGGCtttctccacctgctcctcccacctctgCGTGGTCGGGCTCTTCTTCGGCACTGCCATCGTCTTGTACATGACCCCCAGATCCAGCCATTCTCAGGAACAAAGGAAGATTCTGTCGTTGTTTTACAGCCTTTTCAACCCTATGCTGAATCCCTTAATCTATAGTTTGAGAAACACAGAGGTGAAGGGTGCCCTGAGGAAAATTCTAGGGAAGAAGAGGTCAGTGTGA